The following proteins come from a genomic window of Gordonia westfalica:
- the recC gene encoding exodeoxyribonuclease V subunit gamma, which yields MLILHRAERTDTLADALAEVLSTPLDDPMSTEIVSVPAAGVERWLAQHLARRLGSGPGSSDGIAANIDFTGPGRLADAISAAVLAGERFATDTPLSASNPWRAAELAWPVLRVLDARIDDPELTVIARHIGAGDESSPRIGRRYATARHLAELFERYGRSRPSMIAGWAAGDDLDGAGGPLRDDLAWQAGFWRAVRAEIGQPHPAEVLGEVCDRLRTDAGVAHLPERLSVFGPTRITESFRNIISAVSVHHDVHLFVPHASPSLWEALRVSAEGAPNGERPGVNVPPRRSERPVPELPNPLLAGLSRDLQELQLRLGDIVDRDVHHPPRTPLPDKLLGALQAGIRDDAGMHDDPGAARAAELTDDGSVEVHACHGPERQIEVLRDRLLHLFADDPTLEPRDVLIMCPDVETFAPLIRGAFGQAGLPHPAFDLRVRLADRGVRHVNPVIDTVVGVVELAAGRVTAGDILDLLGTEPVRARFAMTDDDLDLVREWLGHSNVRWGLGAAERARFGLERFRQGTFDAGLDRIALGVVAEETDDEWLGTALPLAGVESTGIDLVGRLDEFLDRLGGVLAELTTPAPAHRWAETLVEAVGSLTATAPADDWQRAQAIRMLEDAFGTTEEILRLADVRDLLSALIAGRPTRSNFRTGELTVCTMVPMRSVPHRVIVLLGIDAEVFPRVQRIDGDDVLGVDPLVGERNPRDEDRQCFLDAIGSAQDNLLVFYSGADPVSGRHIPPAVVVSELIDTLDGLTGPDRPSIVRRHSLHGFDARNFVDGGITGIAGPFSHDASLLAGARALRGPAEPMVPAAREILPAPEPTAELADIDLTSLIDFHVDPITAFVRQRLGARIPDDETPHDDQLDVELDPLDKWGIGDRFLTRMLAGVPIGDCEAAELRRGTLPPFAFGTRELQAISRAVTRLHGVVAPLRPGSPETLDILVTLPDGRRVHGTVGDVFTADDGQARLVRATYSRLKAKQQLSAWITLLAVAASAAQGNAGAARVGSAVSVGRAARGGGTTTLTLRRPEDPVPLLDQLVRLRDEGLRRPLPLPLEPAFTFVDNDGPGRRSHWALNSARKVFDDKFGPSHDRYLKLAFGGDVLADVDFDILLEERAPADRILGGVELALTEDEPLFTGLARAVWVPVGHHREGT from the coding sequence GTGCTGATCCTCCACCGCGCCGAGCGCACCGACACCCTTGCCGACGCGCTGGCAGAGGTGTTGTCGACACCGCTCGACGATCCGATGTCCACCGAGATCGTCTCGGTGCCGGCGGCCGGCGTCGAACGCTGGCTCGCCCAGCATCTCGCCCGTCGCCTCGGTTCCGGTCCCGGATCGTCGGACGGCATCGCGGCCAACATCGATTTCACCGGTCCCGGCCGCCTGGCGGACGCGATCTCGGCCGCGGTGCTGGCCGGGGAACGGTTCGCGACCGACACCCCGCTGTCGGCGTCGAATCCCTGGCGCGCCGCGGAATTGGCCTGGCCGGTGCTCCGGGTCCTCGATGCGCGGATCGACGACCCCGAACTGACGGTCATCGCCCGCCACATCGGTGCCGGTGACGAGTCGTCGCCCCGGATCGGACGCCGCTATGCGACGGCACGCCATCTCGCCGAACTCTTCGAGCGATACGGACGCTCACGGCCGTCGATGATCGCCGGCTGGGCGGCCGGGGACGACCTCGACGGTGCCGGTGGCCCGCTGCGCGACGACCTGGCCTGGCAGGCCGGGTTCTGGCGCGCGGTGCGCGCCGAGATCGGGCAGCCGCATCCGGCGGAGGTCCTCGGCGAGGTGTGCGACCGTCTACGGACCGATGCCGGGGTCGCCCACCTTCCCGAACGCCTGTCGGTGTTCGGTCCGACGCGGATCACCGAGTCGTTCCGGAACATCATCTCGGCGGTGAGCGTCCACCACGACGTCCACCTGTTCGTCCCACACGCGAGTCCGAGTCTGTGGGAGGCCCTGCGCGTGAGTGCGGAGGGAGCGCCGAACGGAGAGCGGCCCGGTGTAAACGTGCCGCCGCGTCGGAGCGAGCGTCCGGTCCCCGAACTCCCGAACCCGTTGCTGGCCGGACTGTCCCGGGATCTCCAGGAACTCCAGTTGCGTCTGGGCGACATCGTCGACCGTGACGTCCACCATCCGCCGCGTACGCCGCTGCCGGACAAGCTGCTCGGGGCGCTGCAGGCCGGCATCCGCGACGACGCCGGGATGCACGACGACCCGGGTGCGGCCCGGGCCGCCGAACTCACCGACGACGGGTCCGTCGAAGTCCATGCGTGCCACGGCCCGGAACGACAGATCGAGGTGTTGCGGGACAGACTGCTGCACCTGTTCGCCGACGACCCGACCCTCGAACCCCGCGACGTCCTGATCATGTGCCCCGACGTCGAGACCTTCGCGCCGCTGATCCGCGGTGCCTTCGGTCAGGCCGGACTACCGCATCCCGCCTTCGATCTGCGAGTGCGCCTCGCCGACCGGGGCGTGCGGCACGTCAACCCGGTCATCGACACCGTTGTCGGCGTGGTCGAACTCGCCGCCGGCCGGGTGACCGCAGGCGACATCCTCGATCTGCTCGGGACCGAACCCGTCCGCGCGCGATTCGCGATGACCGATGATGACCTGGACCTGGTCCGGGAATGGCTGGGGCACAGCAATGTCCGCTGGGGCCTCGGTGCGGCGGAACGCGCGCGGTTCGGTCTCGAGCGTTTCCGGCAGGGCACCTTCGACGCCGGTCTCGACCGCATCGCCCTCGGTGTGGTCGCCGAGGAGACCGACGACGAATGGCTCGGCACCGCACTGCCACTCGCGGGTGTGGAGAGCACCGGGATCGACCTCGTCGGACGGCTCGACGAGTTCCTCGACCGTCTCGGTGGTGTTCTCGCCGAGCTGACCACACCCGCACCGGCCCACCGCTGGGCCGAGACACTCGTCGAGGCGGTCGGTTCGCTCACCGCGACCGCGCCCGCCGACGACTGGCAGCGCGCACAGGCCATCCGGATGCTCGAGGACGCCTTCGGCACCACCGAGGAGATCCTGCGTCTCGCCGACGTGCGGGACCTGTTGTCCGCCTTGATCGCCGGTCGACCCACGCGATCCAACTTCCGGACCGGTGAGCTCACGGTCTGCACGATGGTGCCGATGCGCTCGGTGCCCCACCGGGTCATCGTGCTGCTGGGCATCGACGCCGAGGTGTTCCCGCGTGTACAGCGCATCGACGGTGACGATGTACTCGGCGTCGATCCGCTGGTGGGGGAACGCAATCCGCGCGACGAGGACCGCCAGTGCTTCCTCGACGCCATCGGCTCGGCGCAGGACAACCTGCTCGTCTTCTACAGCGGCGCCGACCCGGTGTCGGGACGGCACATCCCGCCCGCCGTCGTGGTCAGCGAACTGATCGACACCCTCGACGGCCTCACCGGTCCCGACCGCCCGTCGATCGTCCGGCGGCATTCACTACACGGCTTCGACGCACGCAACTTCGTTGACGGGGGAATCACGGGGATCGCCGGTCCGTTCAGCCACGACGCGTCGCTGCTCGCCGGAGCGAGAGCCCTCCGGGGACCGGCCGAACCGATGGTGCCCGCCGCCCGCGAGATCCTTCCGGCCCCCGAGCCGACCGCGGAGCTCGCCGACATCGACCTCACGTCGCTCATCGACTTCCACGTCGATCCGATCACCGCCTTCGTCCGTCAACGCCTGGGCGCCCGAATCCCCGACGACGAGACGCCCCACGACGACCAGCTCGACGTCGAACTCGACCCGCTCGACAAGTGGGGGATCGGCGACCGGTTCCTCACCCGGATGCTGGCCGGGGTGCCCATCGGCGATTGCGAAGCCGCCGAGCTCCGGCGGGGCACGTTGCCGCCCTTCGCCTTCGGAACACGCGAACTGCAGGCCATCTCGCGTGCGGTCACCCGTCTGCACGGCGTCGTCGCACCGTTGCGCCCGGGGTCGCCGGAGACCCTGGACATCCTGGTCACGCTGCCCGACGGCCGACGCGTGCACGGCACCGTCGGCGATGTGTTCACCGCCGACGACGGACAGGCACGGCTGGTGCGTGCCACCTACTCGCGACTCAAGGCCAAACAGCAACTGAGCGCCTGGATCACGCTGCTCGCGGTCGCCGCGTCCGCGGCCCAGGGCAATGCAGGCGCCGCGCGGGTCGGCTCCGCGGTGTCGGTCGGCCGGGCCGCTCGCGGGGGTGGGACCACCACGCTCACCCTTCGTCGCCCCGAGGATCCGGTGCCGCTGCTCGATCAGCTCGTCCGGCTGCGGGACGAGGGCCTGCGGCGCCCGCTGCCGCTGCCGTTGGAACCCGCGTTCACCTTCGTGGACAACGACGGTCCCGGTCGCCGGAGCCACTGGGCGCTCAACAGTGCACGCAAGGTCTTCGACGACAAGTTCGGTCCGAGCCACGACCGCTACCTCAAGCTGGCCTTCGGCGGCGACGTCCTCGCCGATGTCGACTTCGACATCCTGCTCGAGGAACGGGCACCGGCCGACCGCATCCTCGGCGGCGTGGAACTGGCTCTGACAGAGGACGAACCGCTCTTCACCGGACTTGCACGCGCGGTCTGGGTTCCCGTCGGCCACCACCGGGAGGGCACATGA
- a CDS encoding GNAT family N-acetyltransferase has translation MNIDTTRARLRPVSAMDIDDLVHLDSDPMVMRFVSGGAPTPRAVIEDWVLPRAESERRLYGTGTWVLCDPATGAFLGWTSLRTPRHSRRPELELSYRIRRTAWGRGLATEAAFALTAFAFDHLHTERVFASTVAGNMSSRRVMEKLGMTLAGIHVGDETVDPNMAPHPLHLSPDRYEVEYQILKTEWQRQSLRWSSAGDLTA, from the coding sequence GTGAACATCGACACGACACGGGCACGTCTGCGCCCGGTGTCCGCGATGGACATCGACGACCTCGTCCACCTCGACAGCGATCCCATGGTCATGCGATTCGTGAGCGGCGGTGCACCGACCCCGCGCGCGGTCATCGAGGACTGGGTACTACCCCGAGCCGAGTCGGAGCGGAGGCTGTACGGAACCGGCACGTGGGTGCTGTGCGACCCGGCCACCGGCGCATTCCTCGGCTGGACGTCGTTGCGGACGCCGCGTCACAGTCGCCGGCCCGAACTCGAGTTGAGCTACCGCATCCGCCGGACGGCGTGGGGGCGCGGTCTGGCCACCGAGGCCGCGTTCGCGCTCACCGCGTTCGCCTTCGATCACCTTCACACCGAGCGGGTCTTCGCCAGCACCGTCGCCGGCAACATGTCGTCGCGACGGGTGATGGAGAAGCTCGGCATGACACTCGCGGGAATCCATGTGGGTGACGAAACCGTTGATCCGAACATGGCCCCCCATCCGCTCCACCTGAGTCCCGACCGGTACGAGGTGGAGTACCAGATCCTGAAGACCGAATGGCAGCGACAATCTCTGCGCTGGTCATCAGCGGGTGACCTCACCGCGTGA
- a CDS encoding NAD(P)/FAD-dependent oxidoreductase: MSSPAVQAPAVAATDRRKVVIIGSGFGGLFAAQRLAKADVDVTLIAKTTHHLFQPMLYQVATGIVAEGEIAPATRVVLRKQKNTSVLMGDVFDIDLEAKTVTSRLLERITVTPYDDLIVAAGADQSYFGNDHFAEYAPGMKTIDHALELRGRILGAFEQAELSHDPAERAKLLTFVVVGAGPTGVELAGQIAEMSDKTLKGAFRNIDPTEARVILLDAAPAVLPPFGPKLGGKAAARLEKMGVEIQLNAMVVDVDYDGLVVKEKDGTTRRIESQCKVWSAGVQASPLGQQLAEQSGVELDRAGRVKVGPDLTIPGHPEVFVVGDMMAVDGVPGVAQGAIQGGRYAADAIKAELKGQTPDQRKPFSYWDKGSMATISRYSAVMQVPVPGFKKPFETEGYFAWLGWLALHLVYLVGFRNRLNTLINWFFAFTTKGRSQLAVTEQQVYARTAIGQLSALEKQAAEGNGTGSDAAAAKTDSGTVDSATTDASGSVPTEGKDAAGKESEAAS, encoded by the coding sequence ATGAGCAGCCCCGCCGTCCAGGCCCCCGCGGTAGCGGCCACCGACCGCAGAAAAGTGGTCATCATCGGCTCTGGCTTCGGCGGATTGTTCGCCGCCCAGCGTCTGGCGAAAGCCGACGTCGACGTGACGTTGATCGCCAAGACCACCCACCATCTCTTCCAGCCGATGCTCTACCAGGTCGCCACCGGGATCGTCGCCGAGGGTGAGATCGCCCCGGCCACCCGCGTCGTGCTGCGCAAGCAGAAGAACACCTCCGTGCTGATGGGCGACGTGTTCGACATCGACCTCGAGGCCAAGACCGTCACCTCGCGGCTCCTCGAGCGCATCACCGTCACCCCGTACGACGACCTGATCGTCGCGGCCGGCGCCGACCAGTCGTACTTCGGCAACGATCACTTCGCCGAGTACGCGCCGGGCATGAAGACCATCGACCACGCGCTCGAACTCCGCGGCCGCATCCTCGGCGCGTTCGAGCAGGCCGAGCTGTCCCACGATCCCGCCGAGCGCGCCAAGCTGCTCACCTTCGTCGTCGTGGGTGCCGGTCCCACCGGTGTCGAGCTCGCCGGGCAGATCGCCGAGATGAGCGACAAGACCCTCAAGGGCGCTTTCCGCAACATCGATCCCACCGAGGCCCGCGTCATCCTGCTGGACGCCGCCCCCGCCGTGCTGCCGCCGTTCGGCCCCAAGCTGGGTGGCAAGGCCGCGGCCCGTCTGGAGAAGATGGGCGTCGAGATCCAGCTCAACGCGATGGTCGTCGACGTCGACTACGACGGCCTGGTCGTCAAGGAGAAGGACGGCACCACCCGTCGCATCGAATCGCAGTGCAAGGTGTGGTCCGCCGGTGTTCAGGCCAGCCCGCTCGGCCAGCAGCTCGCCGAACAGTCCGGCGTCGAACTCGACCGCGCGGGCCGGGTCAAGGTCGGACCCGACCTGACGATCCCCGGTCACCCCGAGGTCTTCGTGGTCGGCGACATGATGGCCGTCGACGGCGTGCCCGGCGTCGCGCAGGGCGCCATCCAGGGTGGCCGCTACGCCGCGGATGCGATCAAGGCCGAGCTCAAGGGCCAGACCCCGGACCAGCGCAAGCCGTTCAGCTACTGGGACAAGGGTTCGATGGCCACCATCTCGCGGTACTCCGCGGTGATGCAGGTGCCGGTCCCGGGCTTCAAGAAGCCCTTCGAGACCGAGGGCTACTTCGCGTGGCTCGGCTGGCTCGCACTGCACCTCGTCTACCTCGTGGGTTTCCGCAACCGCCTGAACACGCTGATCAACTGGTTCTTCGCCTTCACCACCAAGGGTCGTTCGCAGCTCGCCGTCACCGAACAGCAGGTGTACGCGCGCACCGCTATCGGGCAGTTGTCGGCACTGGAGAAGCAGGCCGCCGAGGGCAATGGAACCGGGTCCGACGCCGCGGCCGCGAAGACCGATTCGGGAACCGTGGACTCGGCGACGACAGATGCGTCCGGCTCGGTGCCCACCGAGGGCAAGGACGCTGCGGGCAAGGAGTCCGAAGCAGCGAGCTGA
- a CDS encoding urease accessory protein UreD, with amino-acid sequence MRTDVEITATADRGVRHSATGGLAVRVTSPGHVQLIGTAATPLGGDEIAVRIRVEPGAHLSVGSVAATIALPARDRADSRARWDVEVGAGGRLRLDPQPTVVAGGAVHTSDIVADLDPTATLDLYEHVQIGRSVQSERATAAGLERIDRDRTGSWTGGLRVTVGGEVWLAHRIALGASTPAAAIGHRAMSSVFRYPDDRVEEVHPSEFAARLRLAGEATLTSALGTSVTATRRLTDALDTTALVPNG; translated from the coding sequence ATGCGCACCGACGTCGAGATAACCGCGACCGCCGACCGCGGTGTGCGGCACAGCGCGACCGGTGGTCTCGCCGTCCGGGTGACCTCACCCGGCCACGTCCAGCTGATCGGCACCGCCGCGACGCCGCTCGGTGGCGACGAGATAGCCGTCCGCATACGGGTGGAGCCGGGTGCGCACCTCAGCGTGGGCAGCGTGGCCGCCACGATCGCCCTGCCGGCCCGGGACCGGGCGGATTCCCGCGCCCGGTGGGACGTCGAGGTGGGCGCGGGTGGACGTCTTCGCCTCGATCCGCAACCGACCGTGGTCGCCGGCGGCGCGGTCCACACCTCCGACATCGTCGCCGACCTCGACCCGACCGCCACCCTCGATCTGTACGAGCACGTGCAGATCGGCCGGTCAGTGCAGAGCGAACGGGCGACGGCCGCGGGCCTCGAGCGAATCGACCGAGACCGCACCGGCTCCTGGACCGGTGGCCTACGGGTGACGGTCGGCGGCGAGGTGTGGCTGGCGCACCGGATCGCGCTGGGCGCGTCGACGCCCGCCGCCGCGATCGGCCACCGAGCGATGAGCAGCGTCTTCCGCTACCCGGACGACCGCGTCGAAGAAGTCCATCCGAGCGAGTTCGCGGCGCGTCTGCGTCTCGCCGGGGAAGCCACCCTCACCAGTGCGCTCGGTACCTCGGTGACGGCGACGCGCCGCCTGACCGACGCCCTCGACACCACAGCGCTGGTCCCCAACGGATAG
- a CDS encoding UvrD-helicase domain-containing protein has translation MRRPETFDITAELPEHTTVLEASAGTGKTYAIVGLAARCLADGVPISEMLLVTFSRAATAELRDRMRARVRELLDALADPAEVLSGPAQAGDDALLRQLASGTPDEILARRRNLARALSDFDASTIATTHTFCNRMLEALGFLGERELVYSIVEEVDELTEEVALDLYLRGFWASDAPEFSFAEAREIARDAVRQASVELAPSERELADGPVADDIAARRVSFAEAVRRHVETRKRDARVRTYDDLQAILHRIVNDEVVGDRACRRIRDTFGVVLVDEFQDTDPLQWDILRRCFHGHRRMILVGDPKQSIYGFRGAEVLSYLAAVSSADTLRALDVNRRSDGALVGALQHLYGGATLGHPDIVARPVQAAFAGSRLEGRPPLRLRAFLRGDFTSLNSFNLPGVKEVRSRIAADVADDIADVLAQGARIDLGGVSRPVDPGDIAILVRLNSTIEPLQAELAERGINSVIGSGVNVFSTSAAQQWLWVLRAVEQPSRADRVRMAALTALFGWSTERVATASEPEVAELGAELSMLARVLAQGGFAAMAQRLFDAHEVAARVLTVENGERTLTDLIQVSALCNKHVVETGEGLSALVEWLTERVTDTSSRRYEDQSRRLDRDTQAVQIMTVHASKGLQFPIVYVPYGWDGTWVNDRGNITYHDDTGTRRLDVGGQQAPDRAARRRRYAEEVAGEDLRLLYVALTRAESQVVAWWAPSRNTTTGPLHRLVFGREDAVRSSAGEPEWTVATDVAIPEADVDCVGVLRTLTARDPAISVEPAGRIDADAVAPAADAGEGAESLGIARFDRRIDQDWRRTSYSALTADVAHGAHGAPGGPSASVVETGSEPDDEATDILDDEPIVLPGEVAEDAGTASAATRPGMPSLMNGLPYGAAFGTLVHEVLEYVDTSAPDVEAHVRELCSRALGALAADIDPDRLVAALVGVLTTPLGFGDLWSIDPRDRLAELDFELPLGPADEVASGEGTTLGRLADLLELHLPESDSLRGYAEHLRAVPGRRLRGFLTGSIDSVLRTPDGRYVIVDYKTNRILPGDLVVEDFDAEAMAGEMIAAHYPLQAMLYSVALHRYLRWRVSGYDPERHLGPVQYHFVRGMAGPETPPGCGVFEWVLPAGLVVDLSDALAGLGTSGAAGTRGEGR, from the coding sequence ATGAGACGCCCGGAGACCTTCGACATCACCGCCGAACTGCCGGAACACACCACCGTGCTCGAGGCGAGTGCCGGGACGGGCAAGACCTACGCGATCGTGGGTCTCGCGGCCCGCTGTCTCGCCGACGGCGTGCCGATCTCGGAGATGCTGCTCGTCACCTTCAGCCGGGCGGCCACCGCCGAACTGCGCGACCGGATGCGGGCTCGTGTCCGTGAACTGCTCGACGCCCTCGCCGATCCCGCGGAGGTCCTGTCCGGTCCCGCCCAGGCCGGCGACGACGCCCTGTTGCGGCAACTCGCGAGCGGTACACCGGATGAGATCCTCGCGCGTCGCCGGAACCTCGCCCGCGCCCTGAGCGACTTCGATGCGTCGACGATCGCGACGACCCACACCTTCTGCAACCGGATGCTGGAGGCGCTGGGATTCCTCGGCGAACGAGAGCTCGTCTACTCCATCGTCGAAGAGGTCGACGAACTCACCGAGGAGGTTGCCCTCGACCTCTACCTGCGCGGCTTCTGGGCCAGTGACGCACCGGAATTCAGCTTCGCCGAGGCGCGGGAGATCGCACGCGACGCCGTGCGCCAGGCTTCGGTCGAACTCGCGCCGAGCGAGCGTGAACTCGCCGACGGCCCGGTCGCCGACGACATCGCGGCCCGCCGGGTCAGCTTCGCCGAGGCGGTCCGCCGGCATGTCGAGACCCGGAAGCGGGATGCCCGCGTCCGCACCTACGACGACCTCCAGGCGATCCTGCACCGGATCGTCAACGACGAGGTGGTCGGCGATCGTGCGTGCCGACGGATTCGCGACACCTTCGGCGTGGTGCTGGTCGACGAGTTCCAGGACACCGATCCGCTGCAGTGGGACATCCTGCGCCGCTGCTTCCACGGTCACCGCCGGATGATTCTCGTCGGCGATCCGAAACAGTCCATCTACGGCTTCCGCGGCGCCGAGGTGTTGAGCTACCTCGCGGCCGTGTCGTCGGCCGACACCCTGCGGGCGCTCGACGTGAACCGGCGCTCGGACGGCGCGCTCGTCGGGGCACTGCAGCATCTGTACGGCGGTGCGACGCTGGGACATCCGGACATCGTGGCGCGGCCCGTGCAGGCCGCGTTCGCGGGCAGTCGTCTCGAGGGCCGTCCGCCGTTGCGCCTGCGCGCGTTCCTGCGCGGAGACTTCACCTCCCTCAACTCGTTCAATCTCCCCGGCGTCAAGGAGGTTCGTTCGCGCATCGCCGCCGACGTCGCCGACGACATCGCCGACGTGCTGGCCCAGGGCGCCCGCATCGACCTCGGCGGTGTCTCCCGGCCGGTCGACCCCGGCGACATCGCGATCCTCGTGCGGCTCAACAGCACGATCGAGCCCCTCCAGGCCGAACTCGCCGAACGCGGCATCAACTCCGTGATCGGGTCGGGCGTCAACGTCTTCTCGACGTCGGCCGCCCAGCAATGGCTGTGGGTGTTGCGCGCCGTCGAGCAACCCTCCCGCGCCGACCGGGTGCGTATGGCCGCCCTGACCGCACTCTTCGGCTGGTCCACCGAACGGGTTGCCACCGCATCCGAGCCGGAGGTGGCCGAACTCGGAGCCGAACTGTCCATGCTCGCCCGGGTTCTCGCGCAGGGCGGGTTCGCCGCGATGGCGCAACGTCTCTTCGACGCCCATGAGGTGGCGGCACGTGTTCTCACCGTCGAGAACGGCGAACGCACCCTCACCGACCTCATCCAGGTGTCGGCGCTGTGCAACAAGCACGTCGTCGAGACCGGGGAGGGACTGAGCGCGCTCGTGGAGTGGCTGACCGAACGGGTCACCGACACCTCCTCACGGCGCTATGAGGACCAGAGCCGTCGACTCGACCGTGACACCCAGGCCGTGCAGATCATGACCGTGCACGCGAGCAAGGGGCTGCAGTTCCCGATCGTCTATGTGCCCTACGGGTGGGACGGCACGTGGGTCAACGACCGCGGGAACATCACCTACCACGACGACACCGGGACCCGCCGGCTCGACGTGGGTGGCCAGCAGGCCCCGGATCGTGCGGCCCGACGCCGGCGCTACGCGGAAGAGGTCGCGGGGGAGGATCTGCGACTCCTGTATGTCGCACTCACCCGCGCCGAGTCGCAGGTCGTCGCGTGGTGGGCGCCGTCGCGGAACACCACGACCGGACCGCTCCACCGGTTGGTCTTCGGTCGCGAGGACGCGGTTCGATCGTCGGCCGGGGAACCGGAATGGACCGTCGCGACCGACGTCGCCATCCCGGAGGCCGACGTCGACTGCGTGGGCGTCCTGCGCACCCTGACCGCGCGAGATCCCGCGATCTCCGTCGAACCCGCCGGCCGCATCGATGCCGATGCGGTCGCTCCGGCCGCCGACGCGGGGGAAGGTGCCGAATCTCTGGGCATCGCGCGCTTCGATCGCCGGATCGATCAGGACTGGCGCCGTACGTCGTATTCGGCTCTTACCGCCGACGTGGCCCATGGCGCACATGGTGCGCCCGGGGGACCGTCGGCCTCGGTGGTCGAGACCGGGAGCGAACCCGACGACGAGGCGACCGACATCCTCGACGACGAACCGATCGTTCTGCCCGGCGAGGTCGCGGAAGATGCCGGAACCGCCTCGGCCGCAACCCGGCCCGGTATGCCCTCGCTGATGAACGGCCTACCGTACGGTGCGGCCTTCGGCACCCTCGTCCACGAGGTCCTCGAGTACGTCGACACCTCCGCGCCCGACGTCGAAGCGCATGTCCGGGAACTGTGTTCCCGAGCGCTCGGCGCGCTTGCCGCGGACATCGACCCCGATCGGCTCGTCGCCGCGCTGGTCGGTGTGCTCACCACGCCTCTCGGTTTCGGGGACCTGTGGAGCATCGATCCTCGTGATCGCCTCGCGGAACTCGATTTCGAGTTGCCGCTCGGTCCGGCGGACGAGGTCGCGTCCGGTGAGGGTACGACGCTGGGTCGTCTGGCCGATCTGCTGGAACTGCACCTGCCGGAGTCGGATTCGCTGCGCGGCTACGCCGAGCACCTGAGAGCGGTGCCGGGCCGGCGGCTTCGCGGATTCCTCACCGGCAGCATCGATTCGGTGCTGCGGACCCCGGACGGCCGCTACGTGATCGTCGACTACAAGACCAACCGCATCCTGCCGGGCGACCTCGTGGTCGAGGACTTCGACGCGGAGGCGATGGCCGGTGAGATGATCGCTGCCCATTATCCGCTGCAAGCGATGCTGTATTCGGTTGCACTGCACCGTTATCTGCGATGGCGCGTGTCCGGCTACGACCCGGAGCGTCATCTCGGTCCGGTGCAGTACCACTTCGTGCGCGGCATGGCGGGTCCGGAGACCCCACCCGGTTGCGGTGTCTTCGAGTGGGTGCTGCCCGCCGGGCTCGTCGTGGACCTGTCCGATGCGCTGGCCGGTCTCGGGACGAGCGGGGCTGCCGGAACCCGAGGAGAGGGCCGATGA
- a CDS encoding acyl-CoA thioesterase encodes MASEPSAPDYALEIPVHLRWGDMDINNHINNVQISRLFEEARVRSFHEWVPDGPRDFSFLVARQDVEFSAPVHYSTHPVTVRSCVGRVGRSSFVMALRLFDKEGVLCATAETTMVVIDPAVGRPTPIPEHLREVLTGALGEPVRFHSASANTAS; translated from the coding sequence GTGGCTTCTGAACCCTCTGCACCGGACTATGCCCTCGAGATCCCCGTCCACCTCCGATGGGGCGACATGGACATCAACAATCACATCAACAACGTGCAGATCTCCCGCCTGTTCGAGGAGGCCCGCGTCCGCTCGTTCCACGAGTGGGTGCCCGACGGGCCGCGCGACTTCTCCTTCCTCGTGGCTCGCCAGGACGTCGAGTTCTCGGCGCCCGTCCACTACTCGACGCACCCGGTGACCGTACGTTCGTGCGTCGGGCGGGTCGGTCGCTCATCGTTCGTGATGGCTCTGCGCCTGTTCGACAAAGAGGGCGTCCTCTGCGCGACCGCGGAGACGACGATGGTGGTCATCGACCCGGCGGTGGGCCGGCCGACGCCGATTCCGGAGCACCTGCGTGAGGTTCTGACCGGCGCGCTCGGCGAGCCGGTGCGGTTCCACTCGGCAAGCGCGAACACCGCGAGCTGA